A single Sporosarcina sp. FSL W8-0480 DNA region contains:
- a CDS encoding glycerol-3-phosphate acyltransferase → MTLWIISIVVLGYIVGCLHGSTIARLISGVNLKETGVKNAGASNAMIVLGKKYGALVALIDIGKGIFAVIIVRVLAGHFGLSTDQITLLLFIAGAAVIFGHNFPFHMKFNGGKGTATVIGVLFAIDWRFGLAGFALFILIAIVTDLIVFGVLMLYITLILMAFWLDGTWTIFVAALLFLMAIWKHIENLKRIREGTEPRIRAAFKKKRQ, encoded by the coding sequence ATGACTTTATGGATTATAAGCATCGTTGTTTTAGGATATATAGTGGGTTGCTTACATGGTTCGACAATTGCACGGTTGATTTCCGGGGTTAATCTGAAAGAGACAGGGGTTAAGAACGCGGGCGCTTCGAATGCGATGATTGTACTTGGGAAAAAATATGGCGCACTCGTTGCTTTGATTGATATCGGTAAAGGGATTTTCGCGGTCATTATTGTAAGAGTGCTTGCTGGACATTTTGGATTATCCACTGACCAGATCACTTTGTTGTTATTCATTGCGGGTGCCGCTGTTATATTCGGTCATAATTTTCCGTTCCATATGAAATTCAACGGAGGAAAAGGTACTGCAACTGTAATCGGGGTGCTCTTTGCTATCGATTGGCGGTTCGGACTTGCCGGATTTGCTCTGTTTATTCTTATCGCCATCGTTACAGATCTTATAGTCTTCGGTGTACTTATGCTTTATATCACTCTTATTTTAATGGCCTTTTGGCTCGACGGTACTTGGACAATTTTTGTCGCAGCTTTACTTTTTTTGATGGCAATTTGGAAGCATATTGAAAATCTTAAAAGGATTCGCGAAGGTACCGAACCACGTATTCGCGCAGCATTTAAGAAAAAACGGCAATAA
- a CDS encoding sulfite exporter TauE/SafE family protein gives MDMTFLVAIFLIGFVGSFVSGMVGIGGSIIKYPMLLYIPPLLGVAAFSAHEVSGISAIQVFFATISGVWAYRKSGYLNKTLIIYMGSAILVGSFIGGYGSNLISEGSINLVYGILATIAAIMMFIPKKGLDDIPTDQVFFNKWLSAVLAFIVGVAAGIVGAAGAFILVPIMLVVLKIPTRMTIATSLAITFISSIGSTIGKIVTDQVLYSPAAVMIVASILAAPLGAKAGQKMNTKILQGILALLILGTAIKIWLDF, from the coding sequence ATGGATATGACATTTTTAGTCGCGATTTTCCTTATCGGGTTTGTTGGATCCTTCGTTTCCGGCATGGTCGGCATCGGCGGTTCAATTATCAAATACCCGATGCTATTATACATCCCGCCCTTGCTTGGCGTTGCGGCATTCTCTGCACATGAAGTCTCTGGCATTAGCGCGATTCAAGTGTTTTTCGCGACAATTTCGGGTGTATGGGCGTATCGGAAAAGTGGATATCTCAATAAAACATTAATAATTTATATGGGCAGCGCAATCTTGGTAGGAAGTTTCATCGGGGGCTACGGATCCAACTTGATTTCAGAGGGAAGCATCAACCTTGTATACGGCATTTTGGCAACAATTGCGGCCATCATGATGTTCATTCCAAAGAAAGGATTGGACGATATTCCGACGGATCAGGTTTTTTTCAATAAATGGCTTTCGGCGGTATTAGCTTTCATTGTAGGGGTTGCGGCCGGAATAGTAGGAGCTGCAGGAGCTTTTATTTTAGTTCCGATCATGCTTGTCGTCCTAAAAATACCGACGCGCATGACGATAGCAACGTCACTTGCAATCACATTCATTTCATCGATTGGATCGACTATAGGAAAGATTGTAACGGACCAAGTCCTTTACAGTCCGGCTGCTGTTATGATTGTAGCCAGTATCCTCGCTGCTCCATTGGGGGCAAAGGCTGGACAGAAGATGAACACGAAAATATTGCAGGGTATATTGGCTTTATTAATTTTAGGTACAGCCATCAAAATCTGGTTAGATTTTTGA
- a CDS encoding sulfurtransferase TusA family protein, whose amino-acid sequence MNSRNVVDAKGLACPMPVVRTRKAIKELEAGEILEIHTTDKGSVADLTAWAKSSGHEMVDQKEEDSVFTFFIKKG is encoded by the coding sequence ATGAATAGTAGAAATGTAGTAGATGCAAAAGGATTAGCATGCCCAATGCCTGTTGTACGTACAAGGAAGGCGATAAAGGAATTGGAAGCAGGAGAAATCTTGGAAATCCATACGACCGATAAAGGCTCAGTTGCTGATTTGACAGCATGGGCGAAATCCAGCGGTCATGAAATGGTAGACCAAAAAGAGGAAGATAGCGTCTTTACGTTTTTTATTAAAAAAGGATGA